The Bubalus kerabau isolate K-KA32 ecotype Philippines breed swamp buffalo chromosome X, PCC_UOA_SB_1v2, whole genome shotgun sequence genome has a segment encoding these proteins:
- the TSC22D3 gene encoding TSC22 domain family protein 3 isoform X3, with the protein MNTEMYQTPMEVAVYQLHNFNISFFSSLLGGDVVSVKLDNSASGASVVALDNKIEQAMDLVKNHLMYAVREEVEILKEQIRELVEKNSQLERENTLLKTLASPEQLEKFQSRLSPEEPAPETPETPEAPGGSAV; encoded by the exons ATGAACACCGAAATGTATCAGACCCCCATGGAGGTGGCGGTCTATCAGCTGCACAATTTCAacatctccttcttctcttccctgcttGGAGGGGATGTGGTTTCCGTTAAGCTGGATAACAG TGCCTCCGGAGCCAGTGTGGTGGCCTTAGACAACAAGATCGAGCAGGCCATG GATCTAGTGAAGAATCATCTGATGTATGCTGTGAGAGAGGAGGTGGAGATCCTGAAGGAGCAGATCCGGGAGCTGGTGGAGAAGAACTCCCAGCTGGAGCGGGAGAATACTCTCTTGAAGACCCTGGCGAGCCCAGAGCAGCTGGAGAAGTTCCAGTCCCGTCTGAGCCCTGAGGAGCCAGCTCCCGAAACCCCAGAAACCCCCGAGGCCCCCGGTGGTTCTGCGGTGTAA
- the TSC22D3 gene encoding TSC22 domain family protein 3 isoform X4 — MDLVKNHLMYAVREEVEILKEQIRELVEKNSQLERENTLLKTLASPEQLEKFQSRLSPEEPAPETPETPEAPGGSAV, encoded by the exons ATG GATCTAGTGAAGAATCATCTGATGTATGCTGTGAGAGAGGAGGTGGAGATCCTGAAGGAGCAGATCCGGGAGCTGGTGGAGAAGAACTCCCAGCTGGAGCGGGAGAATACTCTCTTGAAGACCCTGGCGAGCCCAGAGCAGCTGGAGAAGTTCCAGTCCCGTCTGAGCCCTGAGGAGCCAGCTCCCGAAACCCCAGAAACCCCCGAGGCCCCCGGTGGTTCTGCGGTGTAA